The Microtus ochrogaster isolate Prairie Vole_2 chromosome 4, MicOch1.0, whole genome shotgun sequence nucleotide sequence AGTCCGGGTTAAGGGACTGCTGGTATCCTAAGGAATCCTTGATCATCTATTGGGATGGGAGAGTCACTGGCTACATATGCCTGAGCAGGACACCATACCATAGCCTTAGAATAACACCCCCAGGGAGCAGATGGCTCAGAAAGGGTTGCAGTCTCTGGCTCACACCTCTTATTAGTCGGAGCTCGATGCTCTGAGGGTCTGTTGACTCTGTAATCAGCCGCTGCCCAAGGGAACTAGTTTGCCTACAGGCTGGCATGGTCAGGGTTAACCTACAGCTCTGTCCTGAACTTGTTGTCCCAGGCTGAGATGCAGGCGCAGCCCCACCCTGCTGCCATTCTCCTCTATGAGGATCTGCCAAGCAAACTAAGAGGAAATGTCAGCCCTGCAGCTGAGCCCAGCCTCCTGCCAGCTGGAGCCAACACGGTGCCAGGAGGGGAGGGCACAGCTTGAACCCACTGGCCCTCATCACTGGGGACATCCCTGACAGCAGACACAGGTACCCTTACAGGGTTAGTCGAGAAACAACTCCTGACATGAGCTTTGTATTGGTTAAACGAGAACCAAGACCTCTCTGGTCTTTAAGATTCGTCCACAAACTTAGTCTAAAGGAATGCAGGGCAGATGGTGTGCCTGAGGCCCAGGGGCTGGCATTGTCACCCTACCAGGCCAGCCTAGCAAGTTTATATCCTGGTTAGGACAAAGACACACCCATCTGTGGCCAGGTGTATGAACCAGATAGGAACACCTTCATGGCCTCTAAcaggttgtgttttgttttgtttttggaggcagggtttctctgtagctttggctttttttttttttttcaagacagggtttctttgtggctttggagcctgtcctggaactagctctgtagaccaggctggtctcgaactcacagagatccacccgcctctgcctggATTGCTaggcttaaaggcatgcgccaccattgcccaccACCTGACAGTTAAGTGGGGTAGGGCAGGGTCTGAGAACTGGGACTAGAGGAGAAAAATCTCATCTCTGAAATACCGTGAACAAGGTTTGCTACATTTATGGGAACCCTCAGGCTATGGCTAAGGTCCTGTGCCTAATACCTGCCTTCAGTCCTTTAAAACCTGAGGAGAGAAGATTCCTCTAGAACAGCCAGGTGAGGTGAAACCCTTGAAGGGGATTTCTGCTCAGAACCCAAGTACAGAATAAGCCAAAGCCAGTAGCTGAGGATGAGGGACAAAGAAGGGCATAGTCTAGGGGTAGTGGCAGCAGCTGAGACTGGGTGTGGCTTGTGGCCTGGGATCCACCTTGGGCAAGGATCAGGATGTGCAAGCAATGATTCCAAAGAGCTTTTGTTCCCTTTGAGGATGGTGCCTCAGGTCCGGGTATTTCCTGCCGGCAAACAGGTGTTCTGGGACAGGGGAGCAGGAGTCCACATTGTGCCCCATCAGGTCCTAGCCTGTCCTCAGCTAGCATCTGGGACACAGCCTGCTTTTCAGGGTGGCTGAGCCCTAACTTGAGGGAAAGGATTAAATTGGTTCCTGGTTCTACTCTCACCCCTGCCCTTATCCATAAATTCTGACTGCAAATCTTGAGGACATCAAAGAATCTGAATACATACGCGTACTATGTAATATCTGGTGCAAGAAAGGGGGACAAAGATCTAATCCTCTGGCCACTAGATTATGTCCTTAAGTGGCTATTGTCTGCTGGACACAAGGAGTATATCTGACTCAGGTTGCCTCACTTTGGAAGACCTGGTGGGTGCAAATGTCCTAACAACACAAAGCCTGGCATTAACTCCACATAAGCTACACACAAGTGAAGATCCAAGATTCCTTTAAAGACCATAAAAGCAGGATGGGGCTATAAGTCTAACTCAGGAGAGTCTGGGGAGCTAACCCTATTTACTTTTACCCAAACAAGCGTGGGTCCTAGGCAGCCTATAGAAgacagcttcagggaatctaTTGCCTTACCTGCTGCTAGGAACACAGGCCCTATAGAGCTAATGTAGGGTGGTTATGGGGGACAagcctgtatgtgtatgtgttcaaaaAACTACAGGAAAAGATGAACCAATCTACTTTAATTTGTACTTTGGGTGTTAGGCAGGGAACGGATGGGGGCTAGGCACAGACACATGGGGGGTAAGAAGGTACCCTAACTGTCTATCCAGTGGCCACACAGGCATGAATGCTATGGgtcagagctcagaagagggacATCAGTTGCAACTCTTAGGCAGGCGGTAGACACCTGCAGAGTAGATGAGCTGCTGGTCGCGGACCTTCTTCTGTAGGTAGCCCTGGAGTTCCTGCAGGTCAATCTCAGCCAGAGCAGGGCCAGTCATGACAAACATTCGGAGCATGCTATAGATGCGCTCCAGAGAGAGGCTCTCTAGGTTGGTCAACATGGCCTGGATGTACGTCCAGAAGAGCTAGGAACAGAAGCCAGGGATGGTCAGACAAGTCACCTTCTTGGCCCACCCCCAGCCCACTATGAAAGTGGCCAACGCACCAGcaattcctcttccttctggTCAGCCTGGGACGCCATGCCAGAGTCGCTCTCATCATCGCTGTCAATCAGCACCATGTTGTCCCTGTCCTGAGGCCGCTCCTCCTCAATAACAGAGAAAGTGCCTGGAGGCTCCTCCCGCAGCACACCCTGCTGCAGCCACACTGACATGCGCCTCCGCAGCAGTGCCACAGGCATCTTTACCACCTTGCTCAGCTCGTCCAGGGTCCAGCTGGCTGTGTGCAGAATCACAGGAACGCAGGGTACACTGGAGCTTTACCTTCTCCAATGCAGTTAACCAGCTGGACCCCCAGAGGGATGAGAATTGTCCAGCTTGATTCATGGGTAAAAGGAATGGTTGCTACCCCTAAATCCTGCCCtcctgagaaggggaggataggggaCGATGATGGGACACAGGGACAGTGTATCACCTCACTGCTCATTAGACAAGTAGTGCCTAGTGGTCCCAAGGTAGTGTGCTCAGGCAGACCAGATGGGGTTCTAGGGACTCACCTTGGTCCTGGAAATACAGCAAGATCACTGCCTGCACTGGGGTCACTGCAACAGACAGGGTACGGTCAGCCAGCTCCACATCCATTGTCACCAAGCCCAGGGTGTGCTTCCAACTGAGGGTCCGCATAGCCTGGGCAGGAATCAGTAAGAATAATCCAGTGGGTTCCAGCCAGGTCCAGATGAACAAGGCACAGGCTCCAATGGCATACTATCTGGAAAGGAATGGCTCCTGCACCAATGGCCTGTACCAATGCCATCCCTGGCAGGCAGTAGCAAGTGTGGGAGACCTGGTTCCAGTGCCTAGCTCCTGAGCAACCACAATATAACAATGGGTACTGCTGGTAAGTTGTGTCCCTCTCATGTCTGATCCCTCAGTACCTCAGAATGTGAGCTATTTGCAAACAGAGTTGATACAGATGTAATTAGTTAAGAGGGGAtactaagccaggcggtggtggcgcactcctttaatcccagcactcaggaagcagagacaggcggatctctgtgagttcgaggccagccagtttgaagtctacagagggagttccacgataaactccaaagctacagagaaactctgtcacaaaaaacaaaagagagagagaaggacaagGCTAAAACACAGGCACAGAAGGTAGTAGAGATGAGGCATAGAGTATATACCAAAAGTTGGGAAAGCAAAGAGTGCTTTCTTATAGGCGTCAGAATGAGCAGTGTTGCCAACACCCTCACACTGGACTTCTACTTTCCAGAACTAAAACAATATACTTCTGTTGTTTAAAACTACCCAGTCCCTAACACTCTGTTATAGTAgtcataaaaaatgaatattctgccaggtggtggtggtggatgcttttaattccagcacttgggaggcagaagctagcctgagtttgaggctagcctgttgtacagagctagttccaggaaaaaaaaaaaattctgcttttaGGGAGGAATactattacataaataaatagctgGAATATTGAAGTGGCTTTGGGATTGCACAACAGGAAGTGCATGGATGCTGGAGCCTAGATTTGTTGGAGACAACTGGTACAATATCGAAGGTAAGGATGATGCTGGTGATGGTTTGGGAACAAGGGCTGCTGTCATCCTAGAGGATGCACACACCATGGAAAACACCACAGGGAACAACACTGGTATAGAAATGTGGGCACTGAGGACCTTTCGATGAGGGCTCAGATGGAAACAGGGAACACAGTACTAGACCCTGAGGGAAAAACAGCTGTCAGAAAACTGCCAGATTGTAGCTAGTCATTTGCTAGTCTGTGTGACTTGTAGATCCAACTGATTATCTCAGTAGAAACCAGTAACACATGGGCTATCCAGGAAgctacccctcccccccactttcgagacagggcttctctgtggctttggagcctgtcctggaactagctctgtagtccaggctggcctcgaactcacagacatccgcctgcctctgcctccagagtactgggattaaagacatgcgccaccactgcccggcctgtacCTCCTGTTTTTTTTAGCTGGAGCCTTACTATAATGCCCTAGTTgtcttgaaacttgctatgtagaacagactAGCCTCAACCAGTAGTGTTGCTGTTgtgtctgcttcccaagagcggggtgacaggcatgcaccatcacacctggctcagGACCAGCCTACTGCTGAGAAATTGTTTGAGTTTGGTAACAGCCCTCTGTCCTCTTGGCTTGCCAAGCAAGCCCACATGTCAGTATGGACTTTTGTGTTATCTCTTGTCACTTTCATTCAAACAGTTAGCATTATTGCTGGTACAAAACTCAAAAACCTTGGTGGATTCCCATGGAGTTTGCAGTGTCCAAGCCATCAGTGACAGAGCACTGAGTCAAAGAGCTGTTATCAAACTCAATTTCTcgccggacagtggtggcgcaagcctttaatcccagcactcgggaggcaaaggcaggcagatctctgtgagttcgaggccagcctggtctagaagagatagttccaggacaggaaccaaaaaaagctacggagaaaccttgtgtcgaaaataaaaaaaaaaaaaaaaacaaactcaatttCTCTAGTTGGGCTTCAGATGTGCTTTAGGGCTCATAACCTTTCTCCTTTTGGGAATGTCTACTTCTAAACTACACTTACACTTGTCTTATCACCGTGCTTTGAACAAGACAACCTCACAACATCAAGCTGGAGAGGAAACCTGCTTCACATGGCTAAGACTTTTTTAGAAAGAGGTATCAGTATGTAGTtaggctgggatcacagatgtgcaccatcacactcGATTGGAAGACACTGATTTAAGAGTGGATGCTGAAATGGTTAACTTTGGAGATACTGGTATTGGCTAAATGTACTTTGCTCATGGGAAGAcaattaattttagaaaacacagaCTGTCATTGGCCAAACTGTGCTATCgtcaaagaaacaggaaatacCTAACTCCAGTGACTCTTGGCCCCTTAGCTCCAAATACGGAGTCATTAAATACGTACTCTTCTAAAATGAGATTGTCCTGGAATCGAATGGGTCCTTAATCTGATATAGCTAGCATcctaagagagaaacagacataGAGAAAACCTGGACATAAAGATGCTATTTACCAACatagcagtggtggcgcacgtctttaatcccagcagaaaggaggcagaggcaggttgatatctgtgagttcaaagccagagtggtctacagagcgagttccaggagagctagggttacacagagaaaccctgtcttgaaaaacaaaataaagcaaaaaaaacatTTACCTGGATCAGCCAGGGCTACTGAAAACTGCAACAGGCAGGAAGCAACTTTTTTGTCCTAGAGCATTCTGGGGAAGTACAACCCAATATTAATGTATTTCTAACCTAGTAAACCCTGTAATTTCcagttttttattaaagtggTGCCCAGGACACTGATTCTGCTGTTCTGGTGGCCAAGTGATGCTCTGAGTCCCTCTGGGACCTCTGCAGCTCTTAAGGGAGAGACATCAATAAACCCAATTCAAGGATAGAAAAGGAGGCGGTATCAGTGGCTTCCCCTGGTTACAGCCAGTTTAGCTTCCCAGCACTGGTTCGACAGTCGTGACCTGCAAAATGGTCACAAAACATGGGCTATACAGTCAGCCATCCACAGACCCAGCAAGATCTCCTCTAGGAGCTCTGTGGAGAAAGACGAAGGAATCGTGGCCTAGGCCTAACCTCTTAGCACAGCCCTGTTTACCAGAGCTCCCAGTGCCCAGCAAAAATGAGATAAAGGACACTGGAGTACGGCTACTCTAACAAGATGTGACTAAGCCATGTCTGGGAACCAGGGTGAAAACCCAGCAAAAGCAACAGGTATTTCATACTATCAAAGTAGTCAGAGGGATGGTAGGAGAGGACATTGAGTACACAGGACTGGCCACTCAACCAGGAAGTGGGTTAGGGattaggggttagggttagggtcagggcACTCAGACACTGTAACTAGATACATCACCGTGGAATAGGCCACAGCAGGCCACACTGTTGATCAGTAACCACACTTTCACACTTTCACCTGGTGTCAGTAAAGGTCACAAACACTATATACCTAGACATTTCCAGAAACCGAGACAGGGTCAAGAGCAGCAAGGCTCTCATCTCATAGCTACTGGCACAAACATTCCTCTTCTATAACTTCCCCAATCAGGGCCCTCCATCTTGGTTCCACTTTGTTGCCCCCTGAAGGAAGCAGGTTTTAAGTTCTCAGGACTTATCCAGAGCACAGATCCTGAGCCTGAAGCAGAACAGGCTTCCTCCTGACTGCAGGCAGAAACACATCTAGACTCAGGACTTTCCCATCACAAACAAGATGCTGCAGGTGTTCCCAAGCCAGACCTGTCTGCACGGCCACCTAGTTTCTCCTAGCCTGACCCCTacatgctctttcttttttttttttttttggtttttcgagacagggtttcgctgtggctttggagcctgtcctggaactagctctttcagaccaggctggtctcgaactcacagagatccgcctgcctctgcctcccaagtgctggaattaaaggcgtgcgccaccatcgcccagcccccCTATATGCTCTTTCAATTAGGGTGCTTGCCACCTGGATGCCTGCACCCTCTCAGCACCTCTGGGTCAGAGCATTCATTAGGTTGTATTCTATGGCCTACAGAAGGCATCGTCACCTGTGGAGTGTGTCACACTCTTGCCTTCCCTACCAAAACTGACCACAAGCTCAGGAAAAAGGATCCTTGGACTTGGCCATACCACCCACTGTAAGGGTCTGATACACAGAGATACAAACTAGCAAGAGGCCTACTGGCTGTACCTTCAGTTTCTCATACTTCTTGCAGTAAACGTCTAGGGCAGCCCTGATGTCCTCAGGGACCTCCAGCTTCTCATCTTTGAAGGGAGGCCAAAATTCACTGGACAATATGACGGCATAGACCCCAAATGGCGGTTGTTCTTCTATAGGCCGCTTCTCGTCCTCCTCACGGATATTGGCATTGATGCGGCGGGAATCTGCCATGTCCTAAGAAGGGGCATCTCATCAATGTCCTAAGCTGAACGGAGGGAGTGGGAAACAACTGGCTGGGGAGTCCTGGACACTTACCTTGAGCATGACCTCACAGAAATGCATGGGGGCCTCACCAAAGCGCAGCTTCAAAAGCTCCACATTACGGATCTCCCTGGAAGGACAAGTTTCTGGGAGGGACTGCAGTGTGCCTCCATTTCAACTGGTACCCTAAGCAGCCTTCCCAGGACACCCACTCTGCCTAGGACACCCTGGGctggaggaaaggcaggaagcaCTAGGGCCAGAGTTCGGTCACCTTGGCCAATAAGGGCAGTAAATAGTCAATTGTTTTCCTCCAAACACTGAATGAAGGCTTTAGGCCTTAGCGCCCCCTGGAGGTCAACCAGACCCTTGCCTTACCTCTCAGGGCTGAAACTGAACTGGTGGAGGAGGCGATCTGCAAGCAGTGAGCGGTACTCATTGATAAAGAGGTCCTTACTGCCATAGATGCTGACCAGGAGGCTAATGATGTCTGAAGAGCGTCGCTTGGAACTCGACTTTCCTGCACAGCATTGGGGAGAGGGGCATACCACTGGAACCTTGACAAGGACAGTGACACCTCAGAGTTCACGGCCTGGAGGGCTTGCTCTCAATGTCCTAGGCAGCTGGGAGTAATATGTCTCCTAGTAGACCCAGGGTTGGTTCTGGGGCACTTGTTCTACCCACAGTGTCTCATATCTCACAAGCACCTCCTGGATCCTCAATCAGCCATAAGGAATACAATAAAGGTCCTTGGGTTTTCCTTTTACTGAAGATGTATAGAGTTCATGCTAAGACCTAAGCAAGACAAAGAACACACAGCCTTTGAAAACCCAGCAGACTGTAGCCAAGCAAGAGATGGGACTCGGCCAGAGGTGCCACCTTAATACACTTGAGGACAAAATCACAGACAGAAGTGGGGTACAAACTTCCCATAAATCTGTTCTTTCATGTATGTCCCACAAGGGCACCAACTATAGTTAACTGGAGTGGCTAGACAGTGAGGAAGAGATAGCGAACAAGCTGGTGTTAAGCAAGGCCCTGACCTCTCATCTCAAGCTTGAGACAATGCTGATTCTGATATAGCCAGGCATGGGTAGCAACATATATGACAGAACCCAACAGACCTCCAAAGAAACTAGCAGAGGGCCAAGGTGAGGCCAATAGGTAAACTAACCTGGATCAGCATCTACAGGGTCAGGCACCCAATCCTCGGGCTCGCCAGAATCATCCTCACTGTCCTGGCCGGTCTCCAGGCTGGCTGGGTCGGTCTTAGATAGCTCAACAGCCAAGTCTCCAGTCCCATCCGAGTCCCCTGTCAGCCCAGCCACAATCTGCCGTACTGTGTCCTCTCGTGTCCTATCCGAATTGAATGCTGCTGTCACCAACAATATACAAGGGCATCATGACACCTGGTATAACCCATCCTAGTGTGCCCAGTGCTAACTGGCATGTACTAAAGACAGGCCCATCTGgcttcatagaaaaaaaacaaaaaactaaagcaGCACTACTCTGAAAAAAGCAGGGGCTAAGACAGTGAGATGAGTTCAATGACTAGGAAGGAGAAAACCCGAGCCAGAGCAGGCACCTAACACTTCTCATCTGGTACCTGGTTCACTAATCCCTAAACCTAGAAACTCTGCTGCCTGAGAGCTTTCCGGCCAGCTTTGCCAGAGAGGTCAGAGGCTCTGAAGGTCGAAGCTGTACAGATACcaagccccccccctttttttttttggtatttcaaggcagggtttctatgttgctttggagccagccctagaactagctcttgtagaccaggctggtcgctcatgaactcacacagatccgcctgcctctgccttccaaatgctgtgattaaaggtgtgcaccaatgCCACCCGGCCCCAAATCTCTTCTTTAATCTGACAGATTGGATCAACAAGGCTAGGCCCTAGACAAGCTTCTCTCTATGTCAGGGTCGGAGAAGTAGACcctgatacacatacacacacacaaacacacaagtttctctctctgccgGGATCAGGGAAGTAGGCCctgacactgacacacacaccacacctcgACAATGTGTGGTAGAAAAAGACAACTACCCTGCACTAGTAAAAGGAAAAGAGGCCCCTACCCTGAGCCAATCCATGTCTACGGCATGTCAGGACCGGAGCTCAGCAGGAGTGACCCAAGTGCTAGTGGCACTCACCTCAGGTAGCGACGGATAGGCTCACAAGCCACCTCTAGGATGACCATAGAAGGATCTAGCACACGTAACGCCTTGATGGCAGAAATGTAGAGAGTGATGATGTCACATGTGTTGACACCTACAAGGGGATTAGGGATAGAAATCATACAGCAGCCTTGACACCTACAAGGGGATTAGGGATAGAAATCATACAGCAGCCTGGACAGCGGCCTCCTGAATACCA carries:
- the Anapc2 gene encoding anaphase-promoting complex subunit 2 — encoded protein: MEAEAVAVTAAEAVAIATADDCDSRPGQELLVAWNTVSTGLVPPAALGLASSRTSGGVPPKEEELRAAVEVLRGHGLHSVLEEWFVEVLQNDLQGNIAPEFWNAIAQRENSVDEPQCLQLLLDAFGLLESRLDPYLHSLELLEKWTRLGLLMGSGAQGLREKVHIMLRGVLFFSTPRTFQEMVQRLYSRFLRVYMQSKRKGEGGTDPELEGELDSRYARRRYYRLLQSPLCAGCGSDKQQCWCRQALEQFHQLSQVLHRLSLLERVSAEAVTTTLHQVTRERMEDRCRGEYERSFLREFHKWIERVVGWLGKVFLQDNPSRPCSPEAGNTLRRWRCHVQRFFYRIYASLRIEELFSIIRDFPDSRPAIEDLKYCLERTDQRQQLLVSLKVALETRLLHPGVNTCDIITLYISAIKALRVLDPSMVILEVACEPIRRYLRTREDTVRQIVAGLTGDSDGTGDLAVELSKTDPASLETGQDSEDDSGEPEDWVPDPVDADPGKSSSKRRSSDIISLLVSIYGSKDLFINEYRSLLADRLLHQFSFSPEREIRNVELLKLRFGEAPMHFCEVMLKDMADSRRINANIREEDEKRPIEEQPPFGVYAVILSSEFWPPFKDEKLEVPEDIRAALDVYCKKYEKLKAMRTLSWKHTLGLVTMDVELADRTLSVAVTPVQAVILLYFQDQASWTLDELSKVVKMPVALLRRRMSVWLQQGVLREEPPGTFSVIEEERPQDRDNMVLIDSDDESDSGMASQADQKEEELLLFWTYIQAMLTNLESLSLERIYSMLRMFVMTGPALAEIDLQELQGYLQKKVRDQQLIYSAGVYRLPKSCN